In Calonectris borealis chromosome 10, bCalBor7.hap1.2, whole genome shotgun sequence, a single genomic region encodes these proteins:
- the LOC142086251 gene encoding uncharacterized protein LOC142086251, whose product MERLQGADSDASAAALPVLGNMLQLLEGKMPSLTALALAEKLPPLFSDVRLGESPRPLSPGTSIRASRRSPRALQGDALPRKPPDPIAALGGSVLHPKPPAWTHPSSASLLGGGGAGGTAAGVLSPSDAHPALAASPSPPQGLPLWPPAPLGRPSACHSSLPFGAGLPVAVLGTSISTSAPCSPWAPLFPQELDTVRELSIRLFQKAMGLVVGAEKKKMKKVVWDSLLPLVFHLYDQDKTVAKASQEALCSAGQFLQWGQLAQLAETAQAWRISECLLARKKSRAEDYLRQSELYLQSPQESLWQEAVRLIGLIGRQVDKHERMEYIRKVLQEAKNDTSPLVSSLATQTRLILSRRRLSSRFSLQQLSLRLRRAWARWRSAPSEDSARAETKQQP is encoded by the exons ATGGAGCGGCTGCAGGGCGCTGACAGTGACGCCAGCGCTGCGGCCCTGCCCGTGCTCGGCAACatgctccagctgctggaggggaagATGCCCAGCCTCACCGCCCTGGCGCTGGCTGAAAAGCTCCCGCCGCTCTTCAGTGACGTAAGGCTGGGGGAGAGCCCCAGGCCCCTCTCGCCGGGCACCTCCATTCGCgcctcccgccgcagcccccgtgCTCTGCAGGGGGATGCTTTGCCCCGCAAGCCCCCAGACCCCATCGCTGCCCTCGGTGGCTCCGTGCTGCATCCCAAACCCCCTGCATGGACTCACCCCAGCTCGGCctccctgctgggggggggcggtgcTGGCGGGACAGCGGCAGGGGTGCTGAGCCCCAGCGATGCacaccctgccctggcagcatcccccagccctcCACAGGGTCTCCCTCTCTGGCCCCCTGCCCCCCTGGGCAGACCTTCTGCATGCCACAGCTCGCTCCCTTTTGGAGCAGGGCTGCCTGTGGCTGTTTTGGGGACGTCCATCTCCACGTCAGCCCCTTGCTCACCATGggctcccctcttcccccaggaGTTGGACACGGTGCGGGAGCTCTCCATCCGTCTCTTCCAAAAAGCGATGGGGCTCGTGGTGGGCGCTgaaaagaagaagatgaagaaggtgGTGTGGGACAGCCTGCTGCCGCTGGTCTTTCACCTGTATGACCAGGACAAGACAGTGGCCAAG gcCTCCCAGGAAGCCCTCTGCAGCGCTGGCCAGTTCCTGCAGTGGgggcagctggcacagctggccGAGACCGCACAGGCATGGAGGATCAGCGAATGCCTG ctggccaggaagaagagcagggccGAGGACTACCTGCGCCAGAGCGAGCTCTACCTGCAGAGCCCACAGGAGTCCCTGTGGCAGGAGGCTGTCAGGCTCATCG GGCTCATCGGACGGCAGGTGGATAAGCACGAGAGGATGGAGTATATCAGAAAGG TCCTTCAAGAAGCAAAGAATGACACCAGCCCCCTGGTCTCCTCCCTGGCGACTCAGACGCGGCTCATCCTCAGTCGACGAAGGCTGAGTTCGAGGTTCAGCCTCCAGCAGCTGAGCTTACGGCTGCGAAGGGCATGGGCGAGGTGGCGCTCGGCCCCCAGCGAGGACTCTGCTCGGGCAGAGACCAAGCAGCAGCCCTAG